The genomic segment ATAGTTTTCTGTTTCCTTGACGATGTCCATAGAATAGTTGCTCCTTTTAGTAATCGGAATCCCGTTCATCCGGTGAACCCAGAACCATTTGAATCACCTGTTAAATGATCGGATAAAACAATAGAGCCTTTTTCTTCCTCATGATAAGAAATGAGTAGAAAAACCGGCTCCATCAGAGAGCAGTATCATGCACTGCCATATTTTACGATTCCTCCTGAATGAACTTAATTATAAGGCATCGAGCGAAATACGTCTATATATTCCCCTCTTTTAAACAGTTGTGTTAACAAAAGACGAATGGCGTTTCGATGTCTGTGAATCTGCCCAATGCGGCTTGTGCTAGCCCATCCGGATAGACACCATGCCCGTCTGTACCCGATAAAATCTCCCGGTTTCTCCTCCAAAAGTCCAGAGCATTTTCGTCCTTTTGACACCATTATGCTATTCATCAGACTGCATGCGCCACAAACAAAGCGGAGCAGCCTGTATCCTTCATTCACGATTCCATTGGGAACCCGTTGTTTTAAATGTGTAAGTAAAAATCTTCTATTTCCGCTACAATGGAATGGATCAACTGACTGGCAGATCCTTTTTTACTTAAGCGCGTGCTTTGCCCTGACCACATCGACATCCATTCCGGTCGATGATTTTTCGCTGCTTCAGACCGAATATCCTTCGTCAACGCATTTTGAACAGGGTAATCAGGTAATGACTTTTCATATGGCTTTAATGAATCAATGAACTGATTACGGATACCCCTTGCCGGTTTGCCACTGAAAGCAGAGGTTACCGTCGTTTCATCTTCAGAACTATTCAATATAGACTCTTTATGAAGTTTCTGAGCACCGCACTCATCACATGTGACGAATGCAGTCCCCATTTGAACAGCCTCCGCACCCAGGACCAGTGCAGCTAAAACCCCGCGCCCGTCCATGATTCCACCGGCTGCAATAACGGGTATCGATACATGATCAACTGTTTGCGGGACCAGGGAGATGGTACCAATCATCGCCTGTTCATATGGTACAGCAAAGCTCCCCCGATGTCCTCCTGCCTCGCTTCCCTGAACAACCACCATATCAAACCCCAGATTCTCACAAATTTCGGCCTCTCTGACTGTCGTTGCCGTCCCGATTGTTATGATGTGCTGATGCTTCAGCTGATGGAGCATTTTCCTTTCAGGAACACCGAATGTAAACGTACAGGCCGTGATTTTCTCATCGATAATGACCTGAATCTGCTGCTCAAACTGCTCATTTTCAGATTTAATTTCAACAGAAGGCGTCATTAAATGCAATGTTTGCCGAATGGGCCAGAGCAAACGGTTCGATGCTTCAACCTTTTCAGTATCTCTGTCTGCGTGCTGCGGGACAAAAAGATTGACACCAAATGGTTTTTCTGTAAGCCTCTTAATTTTTTTAATGCTCTTCTTCATTTGATCCGCTGTCATATATCCGGCACCCAATGTACCCAGCCCTCCCGCATTTGATACAGCCGCAACGAGTTCTGGCGTTGTCGGTCCTCCTGCCATTCCGGCCTGGATGATCGGATATTTTATATTCAGCCTGCGGGTGACTTCATTGTTATTCCACAACTTTTTCACTTCTCCTTTTATATACGGATATTATTCGGCCACAGTAAGCGCATACATTTTTCTGTTTACAAATAGGTGTTCCTATTCAGAATAGAAGCTGTCATCTTCTGATTCAGAAGATGATTCGACCGTCGCTTTTGTTTTCTGATTCCATCCTGGTTCTGCCTTCATCCTGATTCAGGTAATGAGCTGCTACCCATCTTTTGTCAGCAGACTTTTTCGCTGAAAAGACATAATGAGGTCTCTCAACCCCGTGGGCATCCTTCACAAATCTGGTCGCAACAACCATTCCGTTTCTGATTGCTACATTCATCGATGAAATATTTGTGTCTCTGACAATGGAAACCACTTCTTCTTTATGCAGTTTTTCAAAGGCATAGTACTTACAGGCTCTTGCAGCTTCTATGGCATAACCCTTATGCCAGTGACTTTTAACCAGATGATAGCCGATTTCTAAATACACTTTGCCTTTTACCGCCTGATCAGTCAGACCGCATTCACCAATTATTTCGCCCGAATGACGGAGCTCAATAGCCCACAATCCATAGCCATTTTTCCGGTACGATCTGATATTCCAATCCAGCCATTTCTGAACTTCTTCATCCGAGAAATCGTTTTCATAGGCATACATTACTTCTTTGTCTTGCAGGAAACGTTTGAGAGACAGGATATCATCAGATTCCCAGGTACGCAGGCGCAGCCTTTCAGTTTCAAGAAAATAACTCATCTCATCATCACCTTTTAATTTTTCACTCTCAGAAATTGCCCCGATCAGGGAAAACAACTATTTATATCTTTTTTTAAAACAATATTGGCAGTATATTTTCCCCTTCGTATCCCTTACAAGTTTGTTAATGAGAGGTTTAGTAAGGCCACTGTATGACTTTTTGGGTGACTTCCCGATGATACAGACAAATTCATCGGGTTGAATGGTTTTTCCGCATACCGAGCATTTCAGATTATATTGATCCCTCAGTCTTGAAAATAATCGCATAAATGATATATTCCTCCATTCGGAACAATAATACCTCCGCTGATACTATTGTACACCACCCTTTTATCTTGAGCCGGCAAGTTTATCGGAAACCGATTCAACAAGTTACACTTCAAACTGGACAAACGGTCAAAATAGAAAACGGGGATAAAAAAGGGCTGCGGGTTTTATTTAAACAACGATCAGCCCAACAGTCAGAAAAGCGCCATATTCTATCTGTGCCTTATATGTTTATAAATTCTGTCCTTTCTCAAAGGTGAGCAGCATATGATTGCTGGCCTCTTTGACCAGGGTATCAAACAGTGCGTAAGTCCGTTTCGTCACTCCAGCGGCGGTAATCTCATTTTGCTTTGTCAGAAAATCTGTGAGCTTGCTGCCGGATAGCCCTGATGCCTCCCTGTCGATTGCCTTAACCCGCCCGCATACATAACTTTGCGCTTCGTCCTTAAATTCATTTACCTGATTAATTACCCGATGATATTGCGGTTCGGCAAGTACAGCTATCGTTTTGTTCAGCCAATATGCAGAATTCAGATCTACTTTACCGGTAGTATGTTTATAATTTTCCGGCGTGTCGTTCACATTGGCAAAAAATGGGACCTGAGCACTGTAAAGATTAACGCCGAAAGTCAGCCAGTGAATGGCCGCATATTCGGCTGGAACATCGCTACGGATTTGCAGAATATGAAATTCCTGATTCCGGTCGATACCAATCGGGCGAAAGGTATGTTTTTGTTCCTCCGTTCCATTTCCGAAAGCATCATAAGGGGTTCCCTGATAATGGGAACTCAGAATATACTGGATGTCCTCAATACTGATCTTATGAGGCGTTCGCTGAATAAACGGAAGATAATCGCTCATTGGCTCCTGCTCAATTTCAGGATTAAGATATTTCTGGCCATACCAGGTACGCGGGGTGTTGTAATGTCGGTCCGCCTCAGTCTGTGTACCAAATATTTTTCTGAAATTGAATCCCGTCTTGTCAGGATTTAAATGATTTTTTTCAGCAAAAGTCCTGAGATCTGTCGACCACATGAACGCCTCCGGTTTGGAAAAATCAATGTTTTGGATGCCGGTTTGATTAGGTGCAATAGCATACGCGTCGTCCGGAATCCTCTGGGCTGCCCAATGATGACCGCCGACCGTTTCCATATACCAGACTTCATCTGCATCCGAGAAGGCAATGCCATTGCTCTCGTACGTCCCATATTCTTCAATGATCCGCCCGAGACGCTGTACCCCTTCGCGCGCGGAATGAATATAGGGCAGAACCACGGACTCCATGGCTTCTTCACCAATACCCTCTTTTACCAGCGGATCAAGCCCGAGTACATGTGGATTAGTGAATTCCGTCTCGGTCGCACTCATTGCTACGTTGGCCGAATTGATCCCCGATTCTCCGCATACCCCTTCCGACTCATCAGCACTTGGCGTAAAGGTATGGCGCAGCGGATTGTCAGGCAGGTCGACCGCAAACTCGTTAATGCTTGAAACAAACCTGCTCTGATGATCTTTAGCCTTCACCACTGTAAATCGTTTCGGGTTGAGCGCCCCATAGCCGTCTTCATTGCGGGCAATCATCGTTGAACCGTCAATGGAAGCCTTCTTCCCGACCAGTACCGCTGTACAGCTTGATTGATTTAATTTTGACATGATGTCAGCCTTCTTTGCAATATTCCGGTCTTCATGAACGGAAGATCGGTTGAAAATATTTAATAAAAGTATGTCACCAACAGAAAAAAATCTCAACAAGATGAATGGGTTATCAATCAAATTTTCGAATCGCAGGGACCAGCAGGATCAATATGTTCGAGAGAGCAGCAATGCCACTCATCAGGAGAAGCGATTCAACACCGCCAATCGCTTCAGAAAGCCACCCGGTTAATAAAAATCCGACCGGAAGAAGGGCAAAAGACCCGACCATATCGATACTGGCTACCCGGCCAAAGGCTTCAGGAGGAACCAGTTCCTGGAGACTGGTCTGCCAGATGAGGCTGAACAGCATGAGACCCCCACCAGTCAGTGCCATCAGGATCGTCAGCAGAACGGCGTGCTGAGCAAAAGGCATGACCAGCAGGGCAAGACTTGCTGTCGCCCCGCCACTGTAGGCGAGGATGCCCCGGTACCTCCACTTTTTCCTCATGCCGAATACGAACGCGACTGTAATGGAACCCAAAGCTGCCCCTGACATCACAAAGCCGTAAACAAAATCAGGCAATTGATCATGTACTTTGATCAGCCAGGGTATGAGCACCGTGGCTACTCCGGAGATAAAAATATTGACCAGGCTGAAGAAGAGAATGGTCACCCACAGCCAGGTGCGCTGTCTGATCACACGTACCCCTTCGAAGCATTCACTGAAAAAAGATGCTGTCCGGGGGCTGCGTTTACTGACCATTCCCTCCTGAGTTAGAAACATCAGGCAGATAAATGAGATCAGATAGGTTAACCCATCAATCCCGAAACCTAAAGAAGCGGTTGTAAAACTGATAATTAATCCACCGACAGATGGCCCGAGAAGTCTGAGCAACTGCTCGCTAAACTGGCTTAGTGCGTTGGCTGAATTGCGAATATCCGGAACAAAAACAGTGGCTCGCAGCGCAGAATAAGCCGGCTGGAACAAACCATTCATGAGCCCCATGAATCCCATCATCACGACAAGCAGTGGAATGGATAACACGCCGTACAAGCCGAGAATCATCACTCCGGTTGTTAAAACAAACCGAATGATATCAGCAATCCTCATGACGTTTGCACGGTTCAGGCGATCCACGAGAATCCCGGAAAAAGGAAGAATCAGGACTTCCGGAATCATATAGGCTGCCATGATCAGGCTCATCGACATTGGTGAATGGCTCAGCTCATAAACTAATAAGGGCAGGATGACATTCGTTATCGCTGTACCAAAGGTCGATAAAGAATTACCGATCCATAAAAAGCGAAAGGATCTGGACACCATAACGGGTTTGAATATTTCAGGATATGTTTTTTTTATTGGGGCGGGTACATCAGCCATTGCAGTCATTCCTTACCCTATAATTTTAATCCGTTCTCTTAAACAAGATGATCCTTAGTGAAAGCGGCAGGACTGTTGTGCGGTGTGTAGCGCCTGTCCCGTATGAGGCGCTAAAGATTATGAACTCTAAAAGGAATCCGGAGTCCAGGTGAGATAATTTGTTTCATAGACAGGAGAAAGAGAAATCACATTCCATTGAATCATAACCCAGTCTCAATCAACATCATGTTTCGTATTTTCATAGATTGTGATCTCTAATAGCTTTGCACATTTTACCTGACCTGCTGTTTCAGTGCTTGTAAAACTGCAGCTTCGACATGGATTTTTGTCGTATCAAAAACCGGAACTCCTGATACTTCGTCATCGGGAATCAGCATATCCAATTCTGTACATCCCAGGACGATTCCCTGACACCCGTGGTTAATCAGATTTTCTATTACGTGTTCAAGGAAATCAGACGATCTCTTATTGATTTTCCCCAGACACAGTTCATTAAAAATGATGTTATTTAAACGCTTCCTTTCTTCTGAATCAGGAATCATAACCTCTATTCCATTTTTCTTCAGAACATCTTTGTAGAAATCCTGTTCCATCGTGTATCTTGTCCCGAGAAGCCCCACTTTCGTCAGCTGATTCTCTTTGATTTTGTCTGATGCTGCCTGTGCGATATGGAGAAAGGGTATCGATACTGAAGCTGAAACCTGCTGCGCGACTTTGTGGCCGGTGTTACTGCAAATGATAATAAAATCGGCACCTGCCCGTTCAAGAGACTGTGCAGCTGAAATCACTGCTCCGGCAACCTGTTCCCATTGATTATTTTCCTGCCATTCAGCTATCGGAGCGAAATCGAGACTGTTTAGAATGATTTTAGCGGAATGCAGCCCACCCATTCTTTTCTTTATTTCCTGATTTATTTTTTCATAATAATGAGCGGTCGACTCCCAGCTCATGCCCCCGATCAGCCCGATCGTTTTCACCATTAACCCCCTCCATCCTTTTAAAGTCAGATAGATTCATAGCACAGCCTGACATTCGATGTAATAAAATTGATCATTTTTTCATTTCTAAACATGATTCTATTTTAATCATTCTTCCCTGTATCTTCAATCATTCACACGAACCGGTGCTGCTGAACCTGTGTCACCCTTTATCAGCCGAGTTCCGAATATATCAGCCGATACTGAGCACATATCGGCCATCTTTCGGATTTTTTCTGCCACTTTGAAAATATATCAGCCGTCTTTCGGATTTTTCCAGCCGATCCTGAGCATATATCAGCCGGCTTCAGGTTTATCAGCCAGGCAGGATACGGAAGGTGACGCTAAAGAATGATTAAGAATCGATCTGATTTGTTGTAAGAAAGCAGAGATTACTTGACGTTTATTTTCTTGATTGATATTTTGATAATAATACCTCTGGCGGCTGTTACATAACTTAAGGTATAAAGGAGCATGACCTCAAATATGGATACAATCAACGGACATACCCGGCTGTACGGCCTATTTGCCCACCCGGCAAAACACAGTCTGTCCCCTCTGATGCATAATCTCAGTTTTCAGGCAAGACAGATTAATGCCGTTTACCTCGCTTTTGATCTGAAGGATGATCTTGGGACGGCAGTTAAAAGTATACGTCAGTTCGATATGGGTGGGGTTAATTTATCGATGCCATTCAAAAAAGAAGTACTGCCCTATCTGGATGAGCTGACTCCCGAAGCACAAATGATTGGCGCGGTGAACACCATCATCAACCATGACGGGTATCTGATCGGCACCAGTACAGACGGAAACGGATTTTTTGCCAGCTTATCTGCAAAGGGTTATCCCGTTCAAAAGAAGACCGCCACAATTCTCGGTGCAGGAGGTGCAGGGCTTTCAGTCATTGCAGCTGGTGCCTCAGGCGGCTTAAGTTCCATCCATGTTTTTAAACGGCACAACGCTACGTTTCGGACGGTCTCCGATACATTGGATCATTTTTCAGGAAGATGCGGGACATCTATCCGGCTCTATGATTACAATGACAGGAAGGCTTTGCGCAAAGCCATTTCCGAGAGTGACTTCCTGATCAATACGACAAATATCGGTATGGGAGATGACCGGTCCATTCCGGTCCCGGCTGAACTGATCGAGGATCTGGATCCATCTCTTGTTGTCTGTGATGTCATCTACGAACCGCGGCAGACACGCCTCCTGCAGACTGCCCGGGAGAAGGGCTGCGTCACCTTCAACGGATTGGGTATGCTGATTTATCAGGGCGCTCTGGCTTTTCAGCTCTGGACTGGTCAAAGTATGCCGGTAAAAAAGGTTGAAAAGGCCATTCAGGAAAAATTATATCCAAAATAACAGAGTTCAGGAAAATCTACGCACTCTCCGCCCTTATCAGGCATAGGCTGTAACCTATACCCTTAAACGAATGGAGTGTGATTGGTTTGACAATGAATCCGGCTGATCCAGCTTTTACACTGTTTGCTGATTCCACGAAAAAGGTTACTGAGCATCTCGACGCGTATAACACGGTTACGCAACTGTTCGGACCGCAGTTTCCGGAAATCCGGAATGGTTTTTTCAATGTCCATATGACCCGTGGGATCATCATCCAGCCACACTGGCATACGAATGTCTCGGAAATGATCTTTATCATCAGCGGATCTGTGATCACGTCCGTATTCAACCCGTTTACTCAAAAACTGATGAGTTATCAGGTAGGACCCGGACAGGTATCCATGCTGCCCAGAGGATGGTTTCACTGGATTATTGCTCTGACCGACGATGTCCACCTGCTGACAATCTTTGATCAGCCCACCCCGGATGTTGTCTTTGGTTCCGACTTTCTTCGCCTTACCCCGCCCGAAGTCATGCACCGTGCTTACTGTGTGCCTCCCGTGACCTATGCACAGGCTGTAGCGCCAATCCGTCAATCCACGATTCTCGGTCCTCCAGCCGGATGTTTTATGGCGAATAACCCGGGCAGTATGCCCTTCAGCTGAATCCTGTGCTAACTGTCAGTAATTTTCTTACTATGAGAAGGCTCCCGTGTCAAACCTGGCGGATTCATCATCCGCCGTTCGCTATATCTCCTGCATCTTTCATCCCTGTTCAAGTGATAAAGATATATGTAAAAAGTTTTTGACAAACTATCCGTCTTTAAGTATGCTTAAAAATGTAAAACACTTTTTACACAAAGAGGAGGAAAGATATGGAGCCTGGCAGCATTCTGGTCGCTCTTTTTTTGGGATGTTTCGTGATCTCACTTATATGCATTATCACCCTGCTTTTTTCATTGGCCAAACAGGGAGACGAAAGAAAACAATATATCAAGTCAAAAGCCATCCAGCAGACTTTTGTTATCACTGTAGGTATTTTAGTTATAGATATTATCAGTTCGCTGGTAACAGATGATCACACGATTAACCCGTTTATTTTTTTAACCGTTATCTCTGTTGTTTTTCTCATTGCCCTGTTGCTCAATAAGAAAAGATATGGCGATTAAAAGTGGATAACCGTATTAAACAACTCAGAAAAGCAAAGAAGATATCCCAGGATGAACTGGCTAAACGATGCGGGGTTTCAAGGCAGACGATCAATGCGATTGAAAATAACAAATATGACCCGACATTATCCCTGGCTTTTAAACTGGCTTTTAAACTGGATACAACCGTAGACGCACTATTTAACCATGGTGGTCCGTCAAGTGGTGTCGGCTCAGGACCTGACTGATCACTAAGTCAAGGGCACGATTTACGCGGATGAGTCAAGTCATTGTGGGTACCCCTCTTATCCCTTTAAATAAAAATAAATACAAAATATTTTTTTGTTTTTAGGATAAGCGGGTTCCCGTTTTCCCCTGATCAGCTGCGAACCTTTTTTTGATCGGGCCGTGTGATCAATTATTGTTTTTTCAGTTCATTTCTTGTTACCGCTGCCGAATGCTTGCTTGCTGCGGGCGATCTAGAAGCCTCCTCGGCAAACAGCTGCCTGCGGGGTCTCCTCCGGCTCGCTTTCCCGCAGGCGTCTCGTATCCTCTGCGGCATGGGCTTTGAGTCCAAAAACAACATGGGGTTCTCGCAGAGTCTTCGATTCAAAAGCAGCGAATCCTTTTGACTCTGAATCCCAAATGAATAGCCAGACAGACCCTTCAATGCCTGATAAATGGACGTTCCGGCGGATTGTTTTTTAAATAGTACAGGACTTCATTCAGGGTGTCAGCTGCTGTATTTTGAACTATCGTTTTGGGCAGCACTCTGGCAGCCGACAACGGTTTCTGTTCATTGGCATGATCCAGACGAAAACTCTCGAGTCACCGGGCAGCACGACTTTTGAGCCATTCATTAGCGCAATCACCAACTGCTGCAGGTGATCGTAGCCGTCCAGCTCCGGTGGTATTTCATCCGTCTTTCCATGAAGTTGTTTATACTGATTCATAGGAATCCCTTCCTTTTCAATAGTTATGTCAATTCTATTGTACTCAAAAGGGAATCTCTATTTTTCTTTATTTGGCATTGAGTAGGGCGGAAGTCCAATCCATCGTCACTCAATTTTTCCTGTCATCCACATATATTTTTCTTACCCCATCGAACTAAAATCGATAAGCGATCTATTCCTGCCGCTTTTCTATTTCCATGCATAAGCATCTGTCGGCATCCGCAGGTAGGTCAGCCATTGCGGATCAGTCAGGCGAAGAAAAGTCAGCGAAATCCCATACATATCATTGGACGTCATGTAATTACCAACTTTTCGGATTGGCGTTTTCAGTCCATACAAATTGATGAGTCGGCCCACATCATTAGCAAAAATAAATTGATCCATGAGTGGGGTCGACCCCAGACCATTGACCATAACGGCAAATGTTTCCCCTTTTTTCCATGAAAAGGCATTTTTCAGCTTATTGACTAGTTCAATAGCCAGCCGTTCCGAGGAATGCATCTTCTCAATCCGATAGCCCGGCTCGCCATGAATACCTATTCCATAGTAAATTTCATCTTCTTTTAATGAAAAAAGGACTTTATCCTGATTGGTTATGGTGGAAGGCGACAAGGCCACACCAAGTGATTTTGTCGATTCAGCTACTTGATCACCCAACGTCTTCAGCCCTTTGAGACTCATCCCGGATGCAGCCGCGGCCCCGAGTATTTTTTGGACAAAAACCGTTCCGGCAACTCCTCGCTTCGTCAATGTGTATGTTTTCCGATCCAGCCGTTCGGTTGCAATATCATCTGCGACAATAACCATTTCAACAGAAATGCCTTCTTGAGCCGCCCGCTGCCTGGCTCGATTAAAGCTCTCAATATCCGCTTTAAAATTTTTTACTACCAAAAGCACACCCGCTGGCACGGCTACAGTTTTGATTGCTTTAAAAATATCATCTGCTCCCGGCGGAGTGAAAAGTTGCCCACATACAGCTGCTGTCAACATTCCTTCTCCAACATATCCGGTATCAGTAGGCTCGTGTCCGCTTCCGCCGCCCCCAATAACCGCAACCTGATCTCTCTTCCGCTTCTTCGAGCAGAAAATGCCTGTCCGACCAATTCGAGTTAACCGATCCTGATAATTAAAGGCAATGCCCCGGAACATATCTTCAATAATGTGTTCTTTGCTGTTAATAATCTTTTTCACCGCAGTTGTCCCCCCTTTTTAACTGTATTGTCACTCGTTTATTATAACGCGTCAATTTCTCAATGTTATAATTTCAGGAGGGAGGGTTTGAAGGCGAGGCTGAACCGATGACAGGATCTTTAATCACCAAAAAAACGATCGCCAACTCACTTAGAGATCTTTTACAAAAAGAACCGTTTGAAAAAGTGACAGTTCGTGACATTATGCGTCATTGCCGCATGCGCAGGCAAACCTTCTACAATTATTTTCAGGATAAATTTGAATTAGTTTCCTGGATTTACTACGAAGAGGCGATCGAGAACATTCAAGATTATGTGAACTATGAAAATACAGCAATGATTATTCAACGTATTTTTACTTACCTTTATGAAAACCAGGATTTCTATACAAAAGTTCTGGAATTTACCGGACAGAATTCATTGAGCAGCTATCTGCTGGAGCAGACGAAAAAGCTGATCATTCAATGGATCGAAGAATGGGAAAACACCGGAAATTTATTGATAACTGAAGATTTTGCGGATTTTATGGGCGACTTTTACAGTCATGCCATAGTGGGCATAGCCATCAAGTGGCTGTATGATCACTGTCCGGAGAGTCCCAAACTCGTCGCCAAACGTATCGTACTGCTTATGGATCAGACTTTTCAATCTACTCAAGATCTTTCCCGGCATCAGAAGCGCGACTAATATCCAATAAAGAAAATCTCGTGAAGTCAGGCCGCAAGCGCCGGCTAAACCTTAGTTGTACTTTCACATTTATCCATAGAATCTTTATAACCCAACATTATCAAGATTAAGCATTTTCTTAAAATGTCTTTCTTATCGTGTAAAAGAAAACCCCGGTACGGCAACCGGGGTTATGCTTTTCAAACATGAGATTATTGGAAAGCTGAGAAGAAGGTAAATAGCAGATGGAGAAAAAAGCAGCCACATCTTGTACGTGATTATTTTTCGATTCACTTACAACCCAGCCGGACGCCGTGGCACAGACCAGATCCAGTCGGTAAAGTGATCATCTAATTTCGCATAACAAGTAGCCGCGACCTGCCAACCTCCATTCTTTCTTGTTTCGATCAGTCCAGTCCATGACGGGATTTGTAATCTTTGACATACGCATCCACACCTTTAATCGCCTGGACTACATCATCCGCTGTGACCGCAAACGGCATCTGGTGGATCGTCTCTCCAGGAGCCGTTGCTTTTTCACCGACTTTATAAAGCTCTTCATCCGTCGCTTTGTCAAGATGAATGTCCTTCAGTGTGATCGGCAGACCAAGATCGAGATAGAATTTAATGTAGCGTTCCAATTCATCAAATGGTTTGTTTTCCAGAACCAGCTGCGTCATTGCACCGTAGGCCACTTTTTCTCCATGGGTCAGGAGATGAACATCACCGGTTAACGCTGTAAATCCGTTGTGTATCGCATGCGCAGCGGCAAGACCGCCGTTTTCAAATCCGAGACCGCTAAGCAGTGTGTTAGCTTCAACAATAGCTTCGAGCGCCGGTGTGACGATTTTTTTGCGGTTGGCTTCGACTGCCGAAAGGGCGTAGTCAAACAGGACATTTTCACAGGTTTCAGCGATCGCCTTGCCGGCTAAAGTTGGCTGTTTTCCAGACATGGTATTATTGT from the Sporolactobacillus sp. Y61 genome contains:
- a CDS encoding glycerol dehydrogenase, translated to MMEKVFVSPSRYVQGKDVFKKADQYVKKLGDKALVAADETVWKVAAEGFTSQLKEGDIKVVKEVFQGECSFREIDRLTEVGKKEKVNVVIGLGGGKTLDTVKAVADHLGTPVVCAPTVASADAPTAGLSVIYTDDGAFDSYLNYDKNPDLVIVDTRVIAESPNRYLVSGVSDALATWIEARAVAEGHNNTMSGKQPTLAGKAIAETCENVLFDYALSAVEANRKKIVTPALEAIVEANTLLSGLGFENGGLAAAHAIHNGFTALTGDVHLLTHGEKVAYGAMTQLVLENKPFDELERYIKFYLDLGLPITLKDIHLDKATDEELYKVGEKATAPGETIHQMPFAVTADDVVQAIKGVDAYVKDYKSRHGLD
- the dhaS gene encoding dihydroxyacetone kinase transcriptional activator DhaS; protein product: MTGSLITKKTIANSLRDLLQKEPFEKVTVRDIMRHCRMRRQTFYNYFQDKFELVSWIYYEEAIENIQDYVNYENTAMIIQRIFTYLYENQDFYTKVLEFTGQNSLSSYLLEQTKKLIIQWIEEWENTGNLLITEDFADFMGDFYSHAIVGIAIKWLYDHCPESPKLVAKRIVLLMDQTFQSTQDLSRHQKRD